The Cytobacillus oceanisediminis genomic interval AACCCATATAAAACCCAGTATCTGCTCTTTATATTTTGCACTTACCACTATGCGCTGGTTAAGGCCGATTTCTTCCATTTTCTTAATTCTAAAAGGCTCAGGAATTGTCTTTAATTGATCAACAATGCCTTCATCCATGAATTTCTCCAAAATGGGAATGGGCCATCTCTTCGAAAATATAGTCTGCTGATTCGCCAAATCAAAATGTTCAATATAATACGAGCTATAGGCCAGCAGCGAGAATTGTTCATCCTCGATGACAACGGGCTTCTTTAAAAAAGTGCTGACCATTTCTGTGATCTCATCAATATCTGCCATATTAAGGATTTTCTCCAGCGGCTGGCTCATTAAGGCTCCCTCCTAAACATTGCTGTTCTTATTATAGTGAAAAATAATGGGAGGCACCACTCGAATTTTGCAGAAAGAAAAAGGACCGGGCATTTTCTTGGCCCAGTCCTGATAAGTTTAGGTTATTTTAAGGATTTTTCAAAGTCAGCAAATTGTTTTTCGATTTCTGCAGATGGCTTTGCAGTTAGAAGGCTTACCACTATGATGGCAATTAAGCTGGCAGCAAAGCCTGGAATCATTTCATAAAGCACATCAGATAATCCGGCTTGAGACCAAATTATTACAGTGCTTGCCCCAACAATCATTCCTGCTAATGCTCCCCATCTTGTCATGCGCTTCCAATATAAGCTAAGAATGATAAGAGGTCCGAAAGCGGATCCGAAACCAGCCCATGCATACCCCACAAGGTCTAGAATCGTTTCATTTTTCTCCCATGAAATAATCAATGCAATGATAGAAACCAGCAATACAGATAATCTTCCTATTGTAACTAGTTCTTTATCTGTCGCTGAGCGGCGGAAGAATGTTTTATATAAATCTTCCGTTAATGAACTTGATGTTACAAGCAGCTGGGATGAGATGGTACTCATGATAGCTGCGAGAATTGCCGAGATTAAAAAGCCGGTAATGATCGGGTGAAATAAGACTTCGCCAAGTAGGATGAAAATGGTTTCAGGGTCGTCTATTGAAATGCCTGTATCAGCAACATATGCGATACCGACGAAACCTGTCAGCATAGCTCCAATACTCGAGAAAATCATCCAGCCCATCCCAATGCGGGTGGCTTTCTTGATTTCTTTAACAGAACTGATAGCCATAAAACGGACGATAATATGAGGCTGGCCAAAGTAGCCAAGGCCCCATGCAAAAAGGGAAATGATGCCTAATAGACTTGTCCCTTTAAAGACATCAAGGAAAGCTGGATTGATTGTTCTTGCAGTATCAATTGCCGGCCCAAATCCGCCAACATGGAAAAGTGTTACTAGTGGTACAAGAATGAGGGCGATAAACATAATCAAACCTTGAACAAAGTCTGTCCAGCTAACCGCAAGAAATCCTCCAAATAGCGTATATGCTACTACAACACCTGTAATGATCCATAAACCTGTATGGTAATCCAGCCCGAAAGTGCTTTGGAATAATACTCCACCGGATACCATGCCTGATGATACATAAAAGGTAAAGAAAATTAAGATAACTAATCCTGAAATCAGGCGCAGGATTTTGGAAGCATCCCCGAAGCGGTTTTCTAGATAACCGGGAATCGTAATAGAATCATTGGCTACCTCAGTATATGTGCGAAGCCTTGGCGCAACATAGATCCAGTTCGCCCATGCCCCGAGAGTTAAGCCAAGGACAATCCAGGAAGCGCTTAAGCCAGTGGCATACATGGCTCCTGGGAGTCCCATCAGCAGCCAGCCGCTCATATCGGATGCACCCGCACTTAAAGCAGTTACTGCAGGACCCAGTGTTCGTCCGCCGAGCATGTAATCTGATAGATTGGAAGTCCGTTTATAGGCATAATAGCCAATCCAAAGCATCCCAATCATATACACGGTAATGGATATAATTAATGCATAATCCATTTGTAAGCCTCCTTTTTGTTAGTTTAACAAAATATTTAGATAAAATAAGCGATGAGAAAGCAGTGGATTTGCTTTCTCATTACTTAGAAATCATGAATGGTTGTTTATTATTATAGCCATATTTTATTGTTTTGGAAGAAAAATAATTTTAAAGTTTTACTTTTTGAAAATGCCCTTAAATGCAAAAGCAATATTAGCCGGGCGTTCAGCGAGCCTTCTCATGAAATATCCATACCAGTCCATTCCATAAGGTACATAGACACGCATCTTATAGCCTTGCTTTGCCAGTTCCAGCTGTGTTTTATTCCTCATGCCATAGAGCATTTGGAATTCAAAGCGATCGTTTGGAATGTTATGCTTCTTTGCCAATTTTTTTGTGTACTTGATGATCTGATCATCGTGAGAAGCTATTGCTGTATAATTTCCATTTAACAGACTTTGCTCAATTAATTTCTTATAGTTTTCATCTACATCTGTCTTTTCAGGAAATGCATGCTCCGGTGATTCTTTATAAGCACCTTTTACCATTCTTAAGAAAGGCTGGTATTTTCCCAGATCCTCGAGGTCCTTTTCAGTCCGGTACAGGTAAGCCTGCAGAACTGTGCTTACACAGCTGTACTTCTCTTTAAACTGTTTAAACAAATCGATAGTGGCCTGGCAGCGCGGTACATCCTCCATATCAATTGTCACCATTATCTTATGCTTCTCGGCAGTATCAAGAATTCTGGTCATGTTTTTCACAACAAGATTATGATCGATATCCAGACCAAGGGAAGTCATTTTTAGGGATACTTGTGAATCAAGTCCTTCTTTGCTGATCATTTCAATGGTTGAAATACATTCCTCTGTACGTTCATTCGCGACTTCAACAGAATCAACAAATTCTCCCAAATGGTCAACTGTTACAGAAAGTCCTTGATTATTCAGATCTCTGATAAAACGGACGCTGCTCTTGAAATCAACCCCGCCAATTAATTTACCTGCGGCAAAACTTCCGCCTCTGTTCTGGGCAATTTTATTTAGCAAGCTATTTTTTGATAAATATAGAAAAAAGTCTCTTGTAATCGCTTCCATTTTTTCAGGCACCTCCAATGGTTATATCTTTAGATTAATCTTACAATTCTGTGACAAGTTACGACAATGTTCATAAAAAACAAAGATTCTATATTTCTATTGTTGACTGAAGACAATGAAAGGCTGCATTTTCCAGACAATGAAACATCTGCATCAGTTTTAATTCTTTGATTACTGCTTCCCGGGAACTTCCGCTTTCTGTTGTCAATTAATATGTAAGAAAAGTTTCCATATTATTGTTTACATTGACAAGCATTTGTATTTAAATAGTAATATAGTTTTGAATATTAACTTATTTCTGAAAACGGGGGTTAGAGAAAATGAGAGAGCAGTTAAAGAAATTTGCGCAATTTACAGCATTGTCCAGTTTGCTTGTCCTCTCTGCATGCGGCGGCAATCAGGCTTCAGGGGATGAGGAAGGGGAGAGCAGCGGAGGAGCAGTTAAAGCGGATATTGGAGTTATTTCTTATATCAGCGGGCCAGGTGCAGCTTATGGCGAAGCTATTACAAATGGCTTAAAGCTCGCACAGGAAGAAATCAATGGCAAGGGTGAAGTCGAGATAAACCTTGTTATAGAAGATTCCGCCGGCAAGCAGGATCAGGCATTGACAGCAGCACAAAAGCTTATGAACTCAGAGAATGTAACAGGAATTATCGGGCCTACTTTAAGTACAGAAATGAATGTAGTTGGTCCAGAAGCCGATCTGAACGGGGTGCCGATCATGGGGACTTCAACAACTGCAGAAGGGATTCCGCAAATTGGGGCCTATGTTTTCCGCAACTCGCTGCCTGAAGCTTTGGCAATTCCGGCTTCAATAGATAAAGCCATTGAAAAATATGATGCTAAAAAAGTAGCAATTCTATATGGAAATGATGATGTTTTTACAAAATCGGGCTTTGACACGATGAAAAAAGCAGCAGAAGAGAAGGGCCTTGAAATCTTAACGATTGAAACGTTCCAAAAAGGACAATCAGACTATAATGCACAATTGACGAAAATTAAAGGTTTAAAGCCAGACCTTATTCTGGCGTCAGCTCTATACAATGAAGGTGCAGTCATAATGGATCAGGCAAGGAAAATGGGCATTGATGTCCCGTTTGTCGGAGGAAACGGCTTCAATTCTCCTGAGGTCATCAATATCGCAGGGGATGCAGCAAATGGCCTGATTGTGGCAACTCCTTGGTATGGTGAAAAAGAAGATGATAAGGTCAAGGAATTTGTCGGTAAGTATGAGGAAGAATACGGCAAAAAGCCTGACCAATTTGCAGCCCAGGCTTACGATGCACTATATATTATGGCTGAAGCATTAAAAAATGCGGGTGAAGCTGACCGTGATGCACTCCGTGACGCTTTGGCCGAAATCAAAGGCTTTAACGGAATCCTTGGAGAGTTCTCTTTTGATGAAGAAGGGGATGTCGTAATGGAGCCGACCGTTTTGGTTATCGAAGGCGGGGCATTTAAGGAATTTAATTAAGAAAGCTGCAAAAGTGAAGCTCTGGCGCTTTCAGTGCCAGAGCTTACTTTTAAGAAAATGATTCATATAAATAAAGTTAGTAGGTGAATACCGTGTTAATTGAACAATTAATAAACGGAATTACCCTTGGCAGCATTTATGCCATCGTTGCACTTGGGTTTACATTGGTTTTCGGGGTGCTTGGCATTATCAATATGGCACACGGAGAAATCTTTATGTTCGGAGCCTTCATTGGTGTTGTTGTCACTTCCACATTTAAAGGGCCGCTTTGGATGGCCTTTATGGCAGCAATTTTGATAACTGCCGCAATGGGATATCTGCTTGAGCGATTTGCCCTGAGACCGCTCAGGAATAAACAGGGGGTATCCCATCTGGCGCCATTGATCAGTACCATTGGCGTTTCGATACTGCTGGAAAACCTGTCCCACCACATTTTTGGTCCAGGCAACCATCCTTTCCGTGCTTCTTTTGCGGAAATAAGTTTCCAGATCGGTTCGATCACCGTATATCTTGTGCAGATTGTCATCTTCGTCATTTCTGTCCTTCTCATGTACGCCCTTTCTTTTTGGCTAGGCAAGACAAAGGCAGGAAAAGCCTTAAGGGCAACTGCTGAAAACCTGGAAACTGCAAGCCTTCTTGGTGTTGATGTGAAAAGAACGATTACGATGACTGTTATCATCGCATCTGCGATGGGCGGGATTGCCGGGATCCTGGTCGGAATGGCATTTAACTCTGTTACGCCTCAGATGGGATTATCCATTGGTCTAAAAGGACTTGCCATCATCATTCTTGGAGGCATGGGGAATGTCAAGGGAGCGATGGCCGGGGGCCTTATCCTTGGTCTGGCGGAAACCTTTGTCGTTGTTTACGGCAATTCGGGATACAAGGATGCAATAGCTTTTGCGGCCATTATCGTCATACTTCTAATCAGGCCGCAGGGATTGTTTGGCCAAAAAATTTCAGCGTAAGAAGGTGAACTCATGCTTGCAGAATTAATAAATCCATATTATTTACAGGTAGCTTCTTTTATATTAATCAACATTATTTTAGGGGTAAGTATATATATTACTCTATCAACTGGTCAGCTCTCGCTTGCCAATGCAGGATTTATGGGGATCGGTGCCTATACATCGGCCCTTCTGACGCTGAATTTTGACCTTCCGATTATTGTGGGGATACTGGCGGGCACTTTATTGGCGGGTTTATTCGGAATCCTTATCGGGATACCGACATTAAGGCTTCAGGGTGTTTACCTCGCCATTGTTACCCTCGGGTTTGGAGAGGTTATCCGGGTTATTTTTGTAAACTGGGAGTCTATGACAAAGGGAGCTGTGGGTTTATCAGGCATACCGCATATGGGCCGTGAACTGCTGAATACTTTAAAAGACTTTGGCTTTGATCCGAAAATACTTGGACTCCAAAATAACCAGTTTGTATTTCTAGCTATTTTCCTCATCTTATTGGGGGTTACAATCAGCATAATCACGTTTTTCAGAAGGCAGAACCGTTCCAGAGTGGGACGGGCTTTCGCAGCGATTAAGCTGGATGAAAAAGCTGCTGAGTCAATGGGCATCAATATTACTTATTATAAGGTCCTGGCATTTGCACAGGGGGCACTGGTAGCCGGATTTGCAGGCGCATTATTTGCACATGTTCTTGCGTACATAAGTCCTGCCGATTTTGCCTATCACCGTGCGGTTGAGATACTGATTTTCGCAGTTTTCGGGGGAAGCGAAGTAATTTGGGGACCGGTGTTTGGAGCGCTCTTTTTAACTGTAATGCCCGAAGTGCTCAGGTTTATCAGCGAATACCGCTACATGATTTATGGTCTGATCATTATTATTATGATGGCTGTCCGGCCGCAGGGATTAATTGATGTAAATATTTTAAATTGGCTCAAGCTTAAAACATCAAAGAGGAGGCAAAAGCATGGTACTTCAAGTCAAAAAAGCATGTAAAAACTTTGGCGGGCTGAGTGCCCTGTCTGATGTCTCGTTCTCTATTAACCAGGGTGAGATCTTTGGGCTGATCGGTCCAAACGGAGCCGGGAAGACAACGATGTTCAATCTGATTACATCGATGTTTACTCCCACCTCAGGCGAGATTATCTTTAATGAAGATAATATCAATGGCTTAAAACCGCACCTGATCACGAAAAAAGGCATTTGCAGAACATTCCAGAATATTCGCCTGTTTCCGCAGATGACAGCAGAAGAAAATGTGATGGTTGGTGAGCACTGCAGAAGTAAGTCCGGCGTATTAAGCAGTGTATTCAGGACAAAATCACAGAGAAAAGAAGAAGAAAGAATCCGCAGCAAAGCGAATGAACTATTAGAGTTTGTTGGGCTGGGAGGTTTTGCGGAGGTCGTTTCTGACAGCCTGGCATACGGCCAGCAAAGAAGGCTGGAAATTGCCCGGGCACTGGCCAGTTCTCCTCAGCTGCTGCTGCTGGATGAACCGGCAGCCGGAATGAATGAAACAGAAACAAGCGAATTATTTCATCTCATCAAAAAAATTCAGGAACAGGGCATCACTGTCCTGCTGATCGAGCATGACATGCCGCTTGTCATGAAATTATGCGACCGTATTGCCGTGCTTAACTTCGGCAAGAAAATTGCTGAAGGCACACCTGCTGAAATCCAAAATAATCCTGATGTCATAGAAGCCTATCTCGGCAGTGAGGAGGAAGATTTGTATGCTTAAGGTAAACGGGATTAACGCTTTTTATGGGAAAATCCAGGTTCTTAAGAACATTAGCCTCGAAGTGGAAGAAGGCAGTATTGTTACGATACTTGGCGCAAACGGAGCTGGGAAGACAACGACCATGAAGACCATTTCCGGGTTGCTTAAGCCTCAAGCCGGCAGCATTCAATTTCAGGGGCATGATGTAACGGGACTCCGGCCGGACCAGCTGCTTCGTAAAGGGATTGCCCTTGTTCCGGAAGGCCGCCAGATCCTTTCAGGAATGACAGTGCTCGAAAATCTGGAAATGGGTGCGTATCACCGTAAGGACAATGAAATTGACCAGGATATTAAGAATGTAATGAAGCGTTTTCCAATCCTCGAAGAAAGACAGAAACAGCAAGGTGGAACCTTATCCGGCGGACAGCAGCAGATGCTGGCCATTGCCAGAGCGATCCTCAGCAAACCCAAGCTGCTTCTCCTTGACGAGCCGTCAATGGGGCTGGCTCCTCTGATAGTGGCTGATATCTTTAAGATTATTAAAGAAATTAACGAAGCGGGCACTACCGTTCTTTTGGTAGAGCAGAATGCCAGGCAGGCACTAAAAATATCCGATTATGGGTATGTCCTGGAAACCGGAAAAATGGTTGCTGAGGGCAGCTCACAGAAGCTGCTGAATGACCCTAGAATCATGGAAGCCTACCTGGGGCGGAAATCAAGCTAAATATAAAAGGCCGAATCTTTAGATTTGGCCTTTTATATTTTTACCTATTGCATTATGGTAAAATCGGTTGATAAAGGAATTATTTGTGCAAAAACCGGAGGACAAATGAAAAAAATAAAGAAGATCTTAAAACGGCTGATTATAATTTTATTAATTCTCGGCGTATTTATGTTTTTAAACAACAGCTCCCTGCTTACAAAAGAAAGAAATGCTGAGCCGCTGCTTCTCGCCCATAGAGGAATGGCACAGACCTTTCATATGGAAGGGATAACGGGGGAGACGTGTACGGCTGAAAGAATCTACGAGCCTGAGCATCCCTTTCTTGAAAATACGATTCCTTCCATGGAAGCAGCTTTTGAAGCAGGTGCAGATGCAGTTGAATTGGATATTCAGCTTACAAAGGATGGACAGTTTGCGGTGTTCCATGATTGGACGCTGGAATGCCGGACAAATGCAAAGGGAAGCACCAGAGATTATACAATGGAGGAATTAAAAAAGCTGGACATTGGTTACGGCTATACAGCGGATAATGGAAAAACCTATCCGTTTCGCGGCAAAGTAATCGGAATGATGCCAAGCCTGGATGAAGTCATGAATGAGTTTCCGGAAGGCGATTTATTACTCCATATTAAAAGCAATGACCCCCAAGAAGGAGAAAAGCTTGCTGAATACCTGTCTTTGTTTTCAGAAGACAGATTGGAGAAAATATCTGTTTATGGAGGAGACGAACCTATTGCTGCACTGAAGGAAGAAATGCCTGCAATGAGGGTGATGTCAAAGGCAACATTGAAAGATTGCCTTCTGCCATATATAGGGGCGGGATGGACAGGGTATGTTCCAAACTCCTGCAAAAACACACAGCTTCATATTCCTGAATCATATACGAAGCTGATGTGGGGCTGGCCGAATAAATTTTTAAATCGAATGGACGATGCAGGCACGAGAGTTATTGTGGTTGCAGGGGACGGAAGCTGGTCGGAAGGATTTGATAGACCTAAAGACCTGGAAAGGCTGCCTGATGATTATTCAGGAGGCATCTGGACAAACAGGATCGACCTGATTGCCCCCAGATATAAGAAAGAATAGGCGCTTGGTTTGATCCAGGCGTTTTTAATTTTTCAAATGGAATTATTTAAAAATTTTGTAAAAAGGATTATGATATTAAAAAGGAT includes:
- a CDS encoding ABC transporter ATP-binding protein is translated as MLKVNGINAFYGKIQVLKNISLEVEEGSIVTILGANGAGKTTTMKTISGLLKPQAGSIQFQGHDVTGLRPDQLLRKGIALVPEGRQILSGMTVLENLEMGAYHRKDNEIDQDIKNVMKRFPILEERQKQQGGTLSGGQQQMLAIARAILSKPKLLLLDEPSMGLAPLIVADIFKIIKEINEAGTTVLLVEQNARQALKISDYGYVLETGKMVAEGSSQKLLNDPRIMEAYLGRKSS
- a CDS encoding ABC transporter ATP-binding protein, which encodes MVLQVKKACKNFGGLSALSDVSFSINQGEIFGLIGPNGAGKTTMFNLITSMFTPTSGEIIFNEDNINGLKPHLITKKGICRTFQNIRLFPQMTAEENVMVGEHCRSKSGVLSSVFRTKSQRKEEERIRSKANELLEFVGLGGFAEVVSDSLAYGQQRRLEIARALASSPQLLLLDEPAAGMNETETSELFHLIKKIQEQGITVLLIEHDMPLVMKLCDRIAVLNFGKKIAEGTPAEIQNNPDVIEAYLGSEEEDLYA
- the putP gene encoding sodium/proline symporter PutP — encoded protein: MDYALIISITVYMIGMLWIGYYAYKRTSNLSDYMLGGRTLGPAVTALSAGASDMSGWLLMGLPGAMYATGLSASWIVLGLTLGAWANWIYVAPRLRTYTEVANDSITIPGYLENRFGDASKILRLISGLVILIFFTFYVSSGMVSGGVLFQSTFGLDYHTGLWIITGVVVAYTLFGGFLAVSWTDFVQGLIMFIALILVPLVTLFHVGGFGPAIDTARTINPAFLDVFKGTSLLGIISLFAWGLGYFGQPHIIVRFMAISSVKEIKKATRIGMGWMIFSSIGAMLTGFVGIAYVADTGISIDDPETIFILLGEVLFHPIITGFLISAILAAIMSTISSQLLVTSSSLTEDLYKTFFRRSATDKELVTIGRLSVLLVSIIALIISWEKNETILDLVGYAWAGFGSAFGPLIILSLYWKRMTRWGALAGMIVGASTVIIWSQAGLSDVLYEMIPGFAASLIAIIVVSLLTAKPSAEIEKQFADFEKSLK
- a CDS encoding ABC transporter substrate-binding protein, which encodes MREQLKKFAQFTALSSLLVLSACGGNQASGDEEGESSGGAVKADIGVISYISGPGAAYGEAITNGLKLAQEEINGKGEVEINLVIEDSAGKQDQALTAAQKLMNSENVTGIIGPTLSTEMNVVGPEADLNGVPIMGTSTTAEGIPQIGAYVFRNSLPEALAIPASIDKAIEKYDAKKVAILYGNDDVFTKSGFDTMKKAAEEKGLEILTIETFQKGQSDYNAQLTKIKGLKPDLILASALYNEGAVIMDQARKMGIDVPFVGGNGFNSPEVINIAGDAANGLIVATPWYGEKEDDKVKEFVGKYEEEYGKKPDQFAAQAYDALYIMAEALKNAGEADRDALRDALAEIKGFNGILGEFSFDEEGDVVMEPTVLVIEGGAFKEFN
- a CDS encoding proline dehydrogenase family protein; the encoded protein is MEAITRDFFLYLSKNSLLNKIAQNRGGSFAAGKLIGGVDFKSSVRFIRDLNNQGLSVTVDHLGEFVDSVEVANERTEECISTIEMISKEGLDSQVSLKMTSLGLDIDHNLVVKNMTRILDTAEKHKIMVTIDMEDVPRCQATIDLFKQFKEKYSCVSTVLQAYLYRTEKDLEDLGKYQPFLRMVKGAYKESPEHAFPEKTDVDENYKKLIEQSLLNGNYTAIASHDDQIIKYTKKLAKKHNIPNDRFEFQMLYGMRNKTQLELAKQGYKMRVYVPYGMDWYGYFMRRLAERPANIAFAFKGIFKK
- a CDS encoding glycerophosphodiester phosphodiesterase family protein; the encoded protein is MKKIKKILKRLIIILLILGVFMFLNNSSLLTKERNAEPLLLAHRGMAQTFHMEGITGETCTAERIYEPEHPFLENTIPSMEAAFEAGADAVELDIQLTKDGQFAVFHDWTLECRTNAKGSTRDYTMEELKKLDIGYGYTADNGKTYPFRGKVIGMMPSLDEVMNEFPEGDLLLHIKSNDPQEGEKLAEYLSLFSEDRLEKISVYGGDEPIAALKEEMPAMRVMSKATLKDCLLPYIGAGWTGYVPNSCKNTQLHIPESYTKLMWGWPNKFLNRMDDAGTRVIVVAGDGSWSEGFDRPKDLERLPDDYSGGIWTNRIDLIAPRYKKE
- a CDS encoding branched-chain amino acid ABC transporter permease, yielding MLAELINPYYLQVASFILINIILGVSIYITLSTGQLSLANAGFMGIGAYTSALLTLNFDLPIIVGILAGTLLAGLFGILIGIPTLRLQGVYLAIVTLGFGEVIRVIFVNWESMTKGAVGLSGIPHMGRELLNTLKDFGFDPKILGLQNNQFVFLAIFLILLGVTISIITFFRRQNRSRVGRAFAAIKLDEKAAESMGINITYYKVLAFAQGALVAGFAGALFAHVLAYISPADFAYHRAVEILIFAVFGGSEVIWGPVFGALFLTVMPEVLRFISEYRYMIYGLIIIIMMAVRPQGLIDVNILNWLKLKTSKRRQKHGTSSQKSM
- a CDS encoding branched-chain amino acid ABC transporter permease, with the protein product MLIEQLINGITLGSIYAIVALGFTLVFGVLGIINMAHGEIFMFGAFIGVVVTSTFKGPLWMAFMAAILITAAMGYLLERFALRPLRNKQGVSHLAPLISTIGVSILLENLSHHIFGPGNHPFRASFAEISFQIGSITVYLVQIVIFVISVLLMYALSFWLGKTKAGKALRATAENLETASLLGVDVKRTITMTVIIASAMGGIAGILVGMAFNSVTPQMGLSIGLKGLAIIILGGMGNVKGAMAGGLILGLAETFVVVYGNSGYKDAIAFAAIIVILLIRPQGLFGQKISA